Genomic window (Streptomyces liliiviolaceus):
GGGGCGGCCGACAGGTCGTCGATCCCGACGATCCCCACCGGTGGTCCAACCAGAACGCGCGGGACGCCGACGAGACGGGTGCGACACCCCGCGACTACGCGGCCGCGCGCTGGTTCTCCGCCATCCAGAACGACTTCGCCGCCCGGCTCGACCGGAGTGTCAGCACGTTCGCCGACGCGAACCACGCTCCCCGCGTCCGCGTGCCCCAGGGCTTGGACATCAGCCGCCGTGCCGGCCGGACGGTCGAGCTCACGGCCCGGACCGCGGACCCCGACGGCGACGCCGTCACCCGCACCTGGTGGCAGTACCGGGAGGCCGGAACCTACCCGGGCACCGTCGCCGTCCGGCACACGAAGGCCGGTGCGGTGCGAGTGGTTGTTCCAGCGGACGCCCGGCCCGGCCAGACCATTCATCTCGTCGTCGAGGCGAAGGACAACGGCACACCGGCCCTGACCAGCTACCAGAGAGTGGTCATCACCGTCACCTGACCCGACTGACGCATGAACTTCCAGGCAGGTCGGCCCACTTGACGCCAGGGGCGCCGGCGGATCAGCGGATCGTCGGCCGTGGCGCCGGCCGCACTCAGACGATGCGGGGGACGACCTCGTTGCGCTTGGTGGACCAGTTGGTGACGACGGGCTTGTCCACGGTGGCCGTGTCGGGGAGTTCGAGCTCGGCGGGCTCGGGGTCGTCATCGGTGACCGCGATGATGACGTTCTCGAACTGCTTGCCGGCGTCGCCGTCGGTGGTCTTGGCATCGATGCCGGTGTACGCGACGGCGGAGCCGCTGAGCTTGATCGGGTCCTCGCCGCCCTGTCCGACCGGGGAGGCGACGCCGTCGGCGCCGGAACCGAAGCCCACGCTGGGGGTGTTGACGTCCAGGTAGCAGGTGATGCCGGACTTGGCCTTGGCCGTGACCAGGTAGTAGCCGTCGACATCGGGATCGGACTTCCAGGCGACCGTGAAGTCCAGGTCGTTGGTGCCGCAGGACTGCCCGTAGCCGGACTTGTCGCCGCTGCCCGAGTCACCCTCGTCGTCGGAGCCGCCGCTGCTGGAGCCACCGGTGGTGCCGGCCCCGGTCGACGGACTGTCGTCGGCGGGGGTCTCGCTCCCACCGCCGCCGGAGGAGGCGGACGAGGGAGCCGCGGAACTGCCGGTGTCCGACGACTCCTCGGGCTCGCACGCGGTGGTGGCGGCCAGGGCTGTCACGGCTGCGGCGGCCAGGACGAGACGGGTGGAACGGGCGGCGAGACGCGAGCGCATCATGATCTCCAGCGGCTGTCGGTTGCAGTGCTTCCTGCTGACACCACCGACACTAGGACCGGGCCGATCTTCAGATGATCCCGAGAATGTC
Coding sequences:
- a CDS encoding DUF4232 domain-containing protein, whose product is MRSRLAARSTRLVLAAAAVTALAATTACEPEESSDTGSSAAPSSASSGGGGSETPADDSPSTGAGTTGGSSSGGSDDEGDSGSGDKSGYGQSCGTNDLDFTVAWKSDPDVDGYYLVTAKAKSGITCYLDVNTPSVGFGSGADGVASPVGQGGEDPIKLSGSAVAYTGIDAKTTDGDAGKQFENVIIAVTDDDPEPAELELPDTATVDKPVVTNWSTKRNEVVPRIV